Proteins from a single region of Thermotoga maritima MSB8:
- a CDS encoding radical SAM protein, giving the protein MAFNPVQRAMEMESLVMKGERRKYYRFRYSLYYGGIVTADTVGCKFLCAYCWNYFRNLRPKRAGDFLSPEEVAERLLEISKKRKCDLFRISGAEPILGRRSAEHVRKVIELVNNTFILETNGLMFGFDPSLVDLFVNLNVLIRVSVKGWDEESFEKITGASGEYFRYQLKALEHLHGKVHFWVAVVYDLFREKGLKELEKRLPIPCRIEKEYLEMYP; this is encoded by the coding sequence ATGGCCTTCAATCCGGTACAAAGAGCCATGGAGATGGAATCGCTTGTCATGAAGGGTGAAAGGCGAAAATACTATAGATTCAGATACTCTCTTTACTACGGGGGAATCGTTACAGCGGATACTGTAGGATGTAAGTTTCTCTGTGCCTACTGCTGGAACTACTTCAGAAACCTCAGGCCCAAGCGTGCAGGGGATTTTCTCTCACCAGAGGAAGTAGCAGAAAGGCTTCTTGAGATCTCAAAGAAAAGAAAGTGTGATCTTTTCAGGATCAGCGGGGCAGAACCGATCCTTGGGAGAAGATCCGCCGAACACGTGAGAAAAGTTATAGAACTTGTGAACAACACCTTCATTCTGGAGACGAATGGTCTGATGTTTGGGTTCGATCCTTCTCTTGTGGATCTTTTTGTGAATCTCAACGTTTTAATCAGAGTGAGTGTGAAAGGCTGGGATGAAGAAAGTTTTGAGAAAATCACAGGAGCAAGCGGTGAGTACTTCCGCTACCAGCTGAAAGCACTGGAGCATCTCCACGGAAAGGTCCATTTCTGGGTCGCTGTTGTCTACGATCTTTTCAGAGAAAAAGGACTGAAAGAGCTTGAAAAAAGACTCCCCATTCCGTGCAGGATAGAGAAGGAGTATCTGGAAATGTATCCGTAG
- a CDS encoding L-fucose/L-arabinose isomerase family protein, with amino-acid sequence MGYRVVTLSPSDTKLGAVETAKDAKKCAELFKEKAGEIDGIIVTLPNFGDEKGVAQAIRLSGLNVPVLVHAFPDDPEKLDLQNRRDSFCGKISVSNNLKQYGIEFSLTTLHTEDPESEVFKRDIEKFAAVCRIVKGMRNIKVGAIGARPSAFNTVRFSEKILERMSISVETVDLSEILHRVSNLKDDDERVRRKLEEIKKNYRLQIVPEEKILLMAKFGSVIDEWIEENDIKALAIQCWTSLEWNLGITPCTIMSLLNEKGKPAACEVDITGALSMYVLQLASGQPSAIVDWNNNYRDENETILFHCGNFPASIYEEKPEIKYADVIGTTVGKERAYGACAGKIKTSPFTFLRLTTDDNEGKVKAYVGEGQILDENPKTFGSRGVARIEKLQELMKYICENGFEHHVAINLSRVADAVKEALEKYLGIVVHKHNAEV; translated from the coding sequence ATGGGATACAGGGTGGTAACCCTTTCACCCTCTGATACGAAACTCGGAGCTGTGGAAACAGCTAAAGACGCTAAAAAGTGTGCGGAACTTTTTAAGGAAAAAGCCGGGGAAATAGACGGGATTATTGTTACTCTTCCAAATTTTGGTGATGAGAAAGGAGTAGCTCAGGCAATCAGATTGAGTGGTTTGAATGTTCCTGTGCTGGTCCATGCGTTTCCAGATGATCCGGAGAAGCTCGACCTTCAGAATAGAAGGGATTCTTTCTGTGGAAAAATATCTGTAAGCAACAACCTGAAGCAATATGGGATAGAGTTCTCCTTGACGACACTTCATACAGAGGATCCAGAAAGTGAAGTATTTAAACGGGACATAGAGAAGTTTGCTGCCGTGTGCAGAATCGTTAAGGGAATGAGAAACATAAAAGTTGGAGCAATAGGAGCGAGACCCAGTGCCTTCAACACGGTGAGATTCTCTGAGAAGATCCTTGAAAGAATGAGCATTTCTGTTGAAACGGTAGACCTCTCGGAGATTCTTCACAGAGTTTCTAATCTCAAAGATGACGACGAGAGAGTAAGGAGAAAACTTGAGGAGATAAAGAAAAATTACAGGTTACAGATTGTACCGGAAGAGAAAATTCTCTTGATGGCAAAGTTTGGATCCGTCATTGACGAATGGATTGAGGAAAACGATATAAAAGCTCTTGCAATTCAATGTTGGACCTCTCTTGAATGGAATTTGGGAATAACTCCGTGTACCATCATGAGCCTTCTCAACGAAAAAGGAAAACCTGCCGCCTGCGAGGTTGATATCACCGGTGCTCTCTCTATGTATGTACTCCAGTTAGCTTCTGGACAGCCATCTGCAATAGTTGACTGGAACAATAACTACAGAGATGAAAACGAAACAATTCTCTTCCACTGTGGAAATTTCCCGGCTTCTATCTATGAAGAAAAACCTGAAATCAAATATGCAGATGTAATAGGAACAACTGTGGGTAAAGAAAGGGCCTATGGAGCTTGTGCAGGGAAGATAAAGACCTCACCGTTCACTTTTCTGAGGCTCACTACAGATGATAACGAAGGAAAAGTGAAAGCATATGTGGGAGAAGGGCAGATACTGGATGAAAATCCAAAGACCTTTGGAAGCAGGGGCGTGGCAAGAATTGAGAAGCTCCAGGAACTCATGAAATACATCTGTGAAAACGGATTTGAACACCATGTAGCGATAAATCTCTCGAGAGTGGCAGATGCTGTGAAAGAAGCTTTGGAAAAATATCTTGGGATAGTAGTTCATAAACATAACGCTGAAGTTTAG
- a CDS encoding LacI family DNA-binding transcriptional regulator: MKRRPTINDVAKLAGVSISTVSRYLKDPSQVSEKLGERIREAIKKLGYKPNKIAQGLRTGDSKMIGFIVPDITNPAFLTIVKGAEDFLRKKGYSFIIGGTDHKSKDEVVILESFIFHNVDGVIVTCTGYENKALKELIERYHLKLVFVDRRYPGIDAPYIGVDNFGGVARMVDYLVETGHRSFAYLCGDMTSTAKERLEGFLDRMKKYKIKDYQVLYGEFTFESGYKLTKRLSKIPDAIIAGNDLMAFGVIEALKERGLVVPEDVSVTGFDDMFFSKYYKPSLTTVRQDLYEMGKQAGKVLFALISGKKIRKKEYILPTEIVIRDSVKERRA; this comes from the coding sequence ATGAAAAGGCGCCCTACAATAAATGATGTGGCGAAATTAGCTGGTGTTTCGATTTCAACTGTTTCCAGATATTTGAAAGATCCCTCGCAGGTCAGTGAAAAGTTAGGAGAGAGAATAAGAGAAGCCATAAAGAAACTGGGATACAAACCCAACAAGATAGCCCAGGGGTTGAGAACTGGTGATTCCAAAATGATAGGCTTCATCGTACCTGATATAACGAATCCCGCTTTTCTTACTATAGTTAAGGGAGCAGAGGATTTTCTGAGAAAAAAAGGTTATTCATTTATCATAGGAGGAACCGATCATAAATCGAAAGATGAAGTAGTGATTCTCGAATCTTTCATATTCCACAACGTAGACGGTGTTATAGTAACATGTACAGGCTACGAAAACAAAGCTCTAAAAGAACTTATAGAGAGATATCACCTCAAGTTGGTTTTCGTGGATAGAAGGTATCCCGGCATCGATGCTCCCTATATTGGTGTTGATAATTTTGGAGGAGTTGCCAGGATGGTTGATTATTTGGTCGAAACAGGTCATAGGTCATTTGCCTACCTTTGTGGAGATATGACCTCAACTGCGAAAGAACGTCTGGAAGGTTTTCTCGATCGTATGAAAAAGTACAAGATAAAGGATTACCAGGTTCTGTACGGAGAATTCACGTTTGAGAGTGGTTATAAACTCACCAAAAGATTGTCAAAAATACCGGACGCAATAATAGCTGGAAACGATCTTATGGCCTTTGGTGTGATAGAAGCTCTGAAAGAGAGAGGATTGGTAGTTCCAGAGGACGTCAGTGTAACAGGCTTCGACGATATGTTTTTCAGCAAATACTATAAACCTTCTCTAACTACTGTTCGTCAGGATCTTTATGAAATGGGAAAACAAGCCGGGAAAGTTCTGTTTGCACTTATTTCTGGAAAGAAGATAAGAAAAAAAGAGTACATACTTCCAACGGAAATCGTTATAAGAGATTCTGTGAAAGAAAGAAGAGCATAA
- a CDS encoding DUF5605 domain-containing protein has translation MTQNNVEKWGTYEITLKGKAEGNPFTDVEIKAVFTSEAGDSFEVEGFYDGEDTFKIRFMPNRTGLWKYEVRSDIKDLDGMKGEFLCVDPSEGNHGPVRVCNTYHFCYEDGTPYHPFGTTLYAWVHQREELIQQTLESLRNSPFNKVRMCVFPKYYAYNREEPPMLPMSWREEDGRYQVEFNVKFFQHFERLVKELMDMGIEADVILFHPYDKWGFCSMPEEVDKAYLRYLIARISSYRNVWWSMANEYDLIKPQKDWDGYFHFIVEKDPYNHLRSVHQCFKFYDHTKPWITHASIQWQGSLRSWSGEPEIDIGINLIPKWREMYKKPVIIDECGYEGNIEYGWGNLPPQEMMNRFWEGVTSGGYVTHGETYYSEDEVLWWSKGGRLKGESPKRIAFLRTIIEEAPPFLKPIKLDPMMDWDVHCIGKEGEYYLIYFDINRPVKRTLKLPEGKYRVDLVDCWETEIHSLGIFQGQVVIRLPGKSYVALRIQKMENNDDWIILREDAKL, from the coding sequence ATGACTCAAAACAATGTTGAAAAATGGGGAACATACGAAATAACACTCAAAGGGAAAGCGGAGGGGAATCCTTTTACAGACGTAGAAATCAAAGCAGTGTTTACAAGCGAAGCTGGTGACAGTTTTGAAGTGGAAGGCTTTTATGATGGGGAAGATACCTTCAAGATCAGGTTCATGCCGAACAGGACTGGTTTGTGGAAGTACGAGGTAAGAAGCGACATCAAAGATCTTGACGGTATGAAAGGAGAGTTTCTGTGTGTTGACCCTTCTGAAGGGAATCATGGACCTGTTCGAGTGTGCAACACTTATCATTTCTGCTATGAAGATGGGACACCTTACCATCCGTTTGGGACAACACTCTATGCGTGGGTACACCAGAGAGAAGAACTCATTCAGCAGACACTCGAATCACTCAGGAACTCTCCATTCAACAAAGTCAGGATGTGTGTGTTTCCGAAGTACTACGCTTACAATAGAGAAGAACCTCCTATGCTTCCTATGAGCTGGAGAGAGGAAGACGGGAGATATCAGGTAGAGTTCAATGTGAAGTTTTTCCAGCACTTTGAGAGGTTAGTGAAGGAACTTATGGACATGGGGATAGAAGCGGACGTGATACTGTTCCATCCGTATGACAAATGGGGATTTTGCAGCATGCCGGAAGAAGTGGACAAAGCGTACTTGAGGTATCTGATAGCGAGAATTTCTTCTTACAGAAATGTGTGGTGGTCAATGGCGAACGAATACGACCTTATCAAACCACAAAAAGACTGGGATGGATACTTTCATTTCATAGTGGAGAAAGACCCTTATAACCATCTAAGATCAGTGCATCAGTGTTTCAAGTTTTATGATCACACAAAACCCTGGATAACACACGCCAGCATTCAGTGGCAGGGGTCACTGAGATCGTGGAGCGGAGAACCTGAGATAGATATAGGCATAAATTTAATACCAAAATGGCGCGAGATGTACAAAAAACCAGTTATCATCGATGAATGTGGCTACGAAGGGAACATTGAGTACGGATGGGGTAATCTGCCACCACAGGAGATGATGAATCGCTTTTGGGAAGGTGTTACCTCTGGAGGTTATGTGACACATGGAGAAACTTATTACTCTGAAGACGAAGTCCTCTGGTGGTCAAAAGGCGGAAGATTGAAAGGTGAAAGTCCAAAAAGAATCGCATTCCTGAGAACGATTATAGAAGAAGCTCCACCGTTTCTTAAACCTATCAAGCTTGATCCTATGATGGACTGGGACGTTCATTGCATTGGTAAAGAAGGAGAATATTACCTGATCTACTTTGATATCAACAGACCAGTGAAAAGAACCTTAAAGCTTCCAGAAGGTAAGTACAGAGTAGATTTAGTTGACTGCTGGGAAACAGAGATACATAGTCTGGGGATCTTCCAGGGACAAGTTGTGATAAGGTTGCCGGGGAAATCGTATGTCGCTTTAAGAATTCAAAAAATGGAGAATAACGACGATTGGATAATTCTCCGAGAAGATGCTAAATTATAA
- a CDS encoding DUF429 domain-containing protein: MYSIVEGDRVLEIGFMEHFMFLDFPTLVDIPIGLPKKGERECDRLTRRILSKRAASVFTVPCRVAVYRESYEDALRVNRECQGKGFPVQFWHIVEKVREVDVFLRSYPDLSDQIRESHPELCFLRISSKMMKSKHTREGLNQRIEILREHLVFDVENLQRICREYRIHIHDVLDSLVLALAQQFPLERIPEDPPLDEHGLPMQIIAPARTQRSPNPE; this comes from the coding sequence GTGTATTCGATAGTGGAGGGAGACAGGGTTCTCGAGATAGGATTCATGGAACACTTCATGTTCCTGGACTTTCCCACACTCGTTGATATTCCCATCGGTCTCCCGAAAAAAGGCGAGAGAGAGTGCGACAGACTCACCAGAAGGATCCTTTCAAAGAGAGCTGCAAGTGTCTTTACGGTCCCGTGCAGAGTGGCCGTTTATCGAGAAAGCTACGAGGATGCACTGAGAGTCAACAGAGAGTGCCAGGGGAAAGGATTTCCTGTTCAGTTCTGGCACATAGTGGAGAAAGTGAGAGAGGTTGACGTTTTTCTCAGAAGCTATCCAGATCTTTCCGATCAGATCAGAGAATCCCATCCCGAGCTGTGTTTTCTGAGGATATCAAGCAAAATGATGAAATCGAAACACACCAGAGAGGGTTTGAACCAGAGAATCGAGATCTTGAGAGAACATCTGGTCTTCGATGTGGAAAATCTGCAGAGAATTTGCAGAGAGTACAGAATACATATCCACGATGTGCTCGATTCACTCGTTCTTGCACTGGCTCAGCAATTTCCTCTTGAGAGGATACCGGAAGATCCCCCACTGGATGAACACGGCCTTCCCATGCAGATCATTGCACCAGCAAGGACACAGCGTTCGCCGAACCCTGAGTGA